Proteins from one Mycteria americana isolate JAX WOST 10 ecotype Jacksonville Zoo and Gardens chromosome 1, USCA_MyAme_1.0, whole genome shotgun sequence genomic window:
- the TRIM45 gene encoding E3 ubiquitin-protein ligase TRIM45 isoform X2: protein MSSGPRCPVCAEAWVSPRLLPCLHSLCAPCLRRLGPLGESGRAAARSVLCPVCDAEVALPPGGVGQLTPDYLALSRGGAAVAAGCDLCADGAAARRCVTCGVDLCLFCCQAHRRQKKTASHTVTELENTKDCSQAGKPLFCPSHPTEELRLFCEQCDQPVCQDCVVDRHRQHPYDFTGNVIHRHGDALWELLKSTQERMGTLEGVLGQIDDMGSAVRSRTEAVATEICLFASGYMKAIEEHRDRLLKQLEDLKVQKENLLHLQKAQLQQLLVDMRTGVEFTERLLMSGSDLEILITKGVVASRLAKLNSVAYNTNPSVDDGFQFSPQERAGQCCGYEVFGAILNKVVDPARCTLYGEDLHSARQNQLTGFTLLCNDTTGERMGQGGEAVHVTITHKDKKDCAVKPTACDNGDGTYHISYSPEEPGLYAVCVYVKGQHVQGSPFTLMVKNKFREHQGVFHCCTFCSSGGQKAARCACGGTMPECDCSSEKCRRTY from the exons atGTCGTCCGGGCCGCGCTGTCCGGTGTGCGCCGAGGCCTGGGTCTCGCCGCGGCTATTGCCCTGCCTGCACTCGCTGTGCGCGCCCTGCCTGCGGCGGCTCGGGCCGCTGGGGGAgtcgggccgggccgccgcccgcaGCGTCCTCTGCCCTGTGTGCGACGCCGAGGTGGCGCTGCCGCCCGGCGGCGTCGGCCAGCTCACCCCCGACTACCTGGCGCtgagccgcggcggggcggcggtggcggcggggtgCGACCTCTGCGCCGACGGGGCGGCCGCGAGGCGCTGCGTGACCTGCGGGGTTGACCTCTGTCTCTTCTGCTGCCAGGCCCACAG GAGACAGAAGAAGACGGCCTCTCATACTGTGACGGAGCTGGAGAACACCAAGGAttgcagccaggctgggaagcCTCTCTTCTGCCCTTCCCATCCCACAGAGGAGCTAAGGCTGTTCTGTGAGCAGTGTGACCAACCTGTGTGCCAGGATTGTGTTGTAGACAGGCACCGGCAGCACCCCTATGACTTCACTGGCAATGTCATCCACAGGCATGGGGATGCCCTGTGGGAGCTGCTGAAAAGCACCCAAGAGCGCATGGGTACCCTAGAGGGTGTGCTGGGCCAGATTGATGACATGGGCAGTGCCGTCCGCAGTCGCACAGAGGCTGTGGCCACAGAGATCTGTCTGTTTGCCAGTGGGTATATGAAAGCAATTGAAGAGCACCGGGACCGGCTGCTGAAGCAGCTGGAGGACTTGAAGGTGCAGAAGGAAAACCTGCTGCACTTGCAGAaggcccagctgcagcagctgctggtggaCATGAGGACAGGCGTGGAGTTCACGGAGCGCTTGCTGATGAGCGGCTCGGACCTGGAGATCCTCATCACCAAAGGGGTGGTGGCGAGCCGGCTGGCAAAACTGAACAGCGTTGCTTACAACACTAACCCCAGCGTGGATGACGGGTTCCAGTTCTCTccccaggagagggcagggcagtGTTGTGGCTATGAAGTTTTTGGGGCCATTCTCAATAAAGTGGTTGATCCAGCCAGATGTACCCTGTATGGGGAAG ATCTCCACAGTGCTCGTCAGAACCAGTTGACTGGCTTTACCCTACTCTGCAATGACACCACGGGGGAGCGGATGGGGCAAGGAGGAGAGGCCGTGCACGTCACCATCACCCACAAGGACAAGAAGGACTG TGCAGTCAAGCCAACAGCGTGTGATAACGGTGATGGGACATACCATATTTCCTACAGCCCTGAGGAGCCAGGCTTGTATGCTGTCTGCGTCTATGTCAAAGGGCAGCATGTACAG ggctctccATTCACTCTGATGGTGAAAAACAAGTTCCGCGAGCACCAAGGCGTGTTTCACTGCTGCACATTCTGCTCAAGCGGAGGGCAGAAAGCTGCTCGCTGTGCCTGTGGGGGGACCATGCCAG AATGCGACTGCAGCAGTGAGAAATGCAGGAGGACATACTAA
- the TRIM45 gene encoding E3 ubiquitin-protein ligase TRIM45 isoform X3 — protein sequence MSSGPRCPVCAEAWVSPRLLPCLHSLCAPCLRRLGPLGESGRAAARSVLCPVCDAEVALPPGGVGQLTPDYLALSRGGAAVAAGCDLCADGAAARRCVTCGVDLCLFCCQAHRRQKKTASHTVTELENTKDCSQAGKPLFCPSHPTEELRLFCEQCDQPVCQDCVVDRHRQHPYDFTGNVIHRHGDALWELLKSTQERMGTLEGVLGQIDDMGSAVRSRTEAVATEICLFASGYMKAIEEHRDRLLKQLEDLKVQKENLLHLQKAQLQQLLVDMRTGVEFTERLLMSGSDLEILITKGVVASRLAKLNSVAYNTNPSVDDGFQFSPQERAGQCCGYEVFGAILNKVVDPARCTLYGEDLHSARQNQLTGFTLLCNDTTGERMGQGGEAVHVTITHKDKKDWWVPRLWPWTQRSPWPPPLVVLWTNEGELGVFGWTTQRHLAEEFAQDSGTLSSQVSPCEPRALLLAAA from the exons atGTCGTCCGGGCCGCGCTGTCCGGTGTGCGCCGAGGCCTGGGTCTCGCCGCGGCTATTGCCCTGCCTGCACTCGCTGTGCGCGCCCTGCCTGCGGCGGCTCGGGCCGCTGGGGGAgtcgggccgggccgccgcccgcaGCGTCCTCTGCCCTGTGTGCGACGCCGAGGTGGCGCTGCCGCCCGGCGGCGTCGGCCAGCTCACCCCCGACTACCTGGCGCtgagccgcggcggggcggcggtggcggcggggtgCGACCTCTGCGCCGACGGGGCGGCCGCGAGGCGCTGCGTGACCTGCGGGGTTGACCTCTGTCTCTTCTGCTGCCAGGCCCACAG GAGACAGAAGAAGACGGCCTCTCATACTGTGACGGAGCTGGAGAACACCAAGGAttgcagccaggctgggaagcCTCTCTTCTGCCCTTCCCATCCCACAGAGGAGCTAAGGCTGTTCTGTGAGCAGTGTGACCAACCTGTGTGCCAGGATTGTGTTGTAGACAGGCACCGGCAGCACCCCTATGACTTCACTGGCAATGTCATCCACAGGCATGGGGATGCCCTGTGGGAGCTGCTGAAAAGCACCCAAGAGCGCATGGGTACCCTAGAGGGTGTGCTGGGCCAGATTGATGACATGGGCAGTGCCGTCCGCAGTCGCACAGAGGCTGTGGCCACAGAGATCTGTCTGTTTGCCAGTGGGTATATGAAAGCAATTGAAGAGCACCGGGACCGGCTGCTGAAGCAGCTGGAGGACTTGAAGGTGCAGAAGGAAAACCTGCTGCACTTGCAGAaggcccagctgcagcagctgctggtggaCATGAGGACAGGCGTGGAGTTCACGGAGCGCTTGCTGATGAGCGGCTCGGACCTGGAGATCCTCATCACCAAAGGGGTGGTGGCGAGCCGGCTGGCAAAACTGAACAGCGTTGCTTACAACACTAACCCCAGCGTGGATGACGGGTTCCAGTTCTCTccccaggagagggcagggcagtGTTGTGGCTATGAAGTTTTTGGGGCCATTCTCAATAAAGTGGTTGATCCAGCCAGATGTACCCTGTATGGGGAAG ATCTCCACAGTGCTCGTCAGAACCAGTTGACTGGCTTTACCCTACTCTGCAATGACACCACGGGGGAGCGGATGGGGCAAGGAGGAGAGGCCGTGCACGTCACCATCACCCACAAGGACAAGAAGGACTG GTGGGTACCAAGGCTGTGGCCATGGACACAAAGGTCACCCTGGCCGCCCCCACTGGTCGTGCTGTGGACAAATGAAGGAGAGCTCGGAGTGTTTGGGTGGACCACCCAGCGACACCTTGCAGAGGAGTTTGCTCAGGACAGTGGCACTCTGAGCAGCCAGGTGAGCCCCTGTGAGCCCagggcactgctgctggctgctgcatgA
- the TRIM45 gene encoding E3 ubiquitin-protein ligase TRIM45 isoform X1 has product MSSGPRCPVCAEAWVSPRLLPCLHSLCAPCLRRLGPLGESGRAAARSVLCPVCDAEVALPPGGVGQLTPDYLALSRGGAAVAAGCDLCADGAAARRCVTCGVDLCLFCCQAHRRQKKTASHTVTELENTKDCSQAGKPLFCPSHPTEELRLFCEQCDQPVCQDCVVDRHRQHPYDFTGNVIHRHGDALWELLKSTQERMGTLEGVLGQIDDMGSAVRSRTEAVATEICLFASGYMKAIEEHRDRLLKQLEDLKVQKENLLHLQKAQLQQLLVDMRTGVEFTERLLMSGSDLEILITKGVVASRLAKLNSVAYNTNPSVDDGFQFSPQERAGQCCGYEVFGAILNKVVDPARCTLYGEDLHSARQNQLTGFTLLCNDTTGERMGQGGEAVHVTITHKDKKDCAVKPTACDNGDGTYHISYSPEEPGLYAVCVYVKGQHVQGSPFTLMVKNKFREHQGVFHCCTFCSSGGQKAARCACGGTMPGGYQGCGHGHKGHPGRPHWSCCGQMKESSECLGGPPSDTLQRSLLRTVAL; this is encoded by the exons atGTCGTCCGGGCCGCGCTGTCCGGTGTGCGCCGAGGCCTGGGTCTCGCCGCGGCTATTGCCCTGCCTGCACTCGCTGTGCGCGCCCTGCCTGCGGCGGCTCGGGCCGCTGGGGGAgtcgggccgggccgccgcccgcaGCGTCCTCTGCCCTGTGTGCGACGCCGAGGTGGCGCTGCCGCCCGGCGGCGTCGGCCAGCTCACCCCCGACTACCTGGCGCtgagccgcggcggggcggcggtggcggcggggtgCGACCTCTGCGCCGACGGGGCGGCCGCGAGGCGCTGCGTGACCTGCGGGGTTGACCTCTGTCTCTTCTGCTGCCAGGCCCACAG GAGACAGAAGAAGACGGCCTCTCATACTGTGACGGAGCTGGAGAACACCAAGGAttgcagccaggctgggaagcCTCTCTTCTGCCCTTCCCATCCCACAGAGGAGCTAAGGCTGTTCTGTGAGCAGTGTGACCAACCTGTGTGCCAGGATTGTGTTGTAGACAGGCACCGGCAGCACCCCTATGACTTCACTGGCAATGTCATCCACAGGCATGGGGATGCCCTGTGGGAGCTGCTGAAAAGCACCCAAGAGCGCATGGGTACCCTAGAGGGTGTGCTGGGCCAGATTGATGACATGGGCAGTGCCGTCCGCAGTCGCACAGAGGCTGTGGCCACAGAGATCTGTCTGTTTGCCAGTGGGTATATGAAAGCAATTGAAGAGCACCGGGACCGGCTGCTGAAGCAGCTGGAGGACTTGAAGGTGCAGAAGGAAAACCTGCTGCACTTGCAGAaggcccagctgcagcagctgctggtggaCATGAGGACAGGCGTGGAGTTCACGGAGCGCTTGCTGATGAGCGGCTCGGACCTGGAGATCCTCATCACCAAAGGGGTGGTGGCGAGCCGGCTGGCAAAACTGAACAGCGTTGCTTACAACACTAACCCCAGCGTGGATGACGGGTTCCAGTTCTCTccccaggagagggcagggcagtGTTGTGGCTATGAAGTTTTTGGGGCCATTCTCAATAAAGTGGTTGATCCAGCCAGATGTACCCTGTATGGGGAAG ATCTCCACAGTGCTCGTCAGAACCAGTTGACTGGCTTTACCCTACTCTGCAATGACACCACGGGGGAGCGGATGGGGCAAGGAGGAGAGGCCGTGCACGTCACCATCACCCACAAGGACAAGAAGGACTG TGCAGTCAAGCCAACAGCGTGTGATAACGGTGATGGGACATACCATATTTCCTACAGCCCTGAGGAGCCAGGCTTGTATGCTGTCTGCGTCTATGTCAAAGGGCAGCATGTACAG ggctctccATTCACTCTGATGGTGAAAAACAAGTTCCGCGAGCACCAAGGCGTGTTTCACTGCTGCACATTCTGCTCAAGCGGAGGGCAGAAAGCTGCTCGCTGTGCCTGTGGGGGGACCATGCCAG GTGGGTACCAAGGCTGTGGCCATGGACACAAAGGTCACCCTGGCCGCCCCCACTGGTCGTGCTGTGGACAAATGAAGGAGAGCTCGGAGTGTTTGGGTGGACCACCCAGCGACACCTTGCAGAGGAGTTTGCTCAGGACAGTGGCACTCTGA